The Mycobacterium seoulense genome has a window encoding:
- a CDS encoding galactokinase, with translation MTVRFAAPGRINLIGEHTDYNLGFALPIALPQRTVVTFTPDRGEAITVVSDHADGPVRIPLDTAPGGVAGWAAYVAGVMWALRQAGHPVPGGAMHVASDVPMGSGLSSSAALECAVLGAIAAAAGVRVDPREQARLAQRAENDYVGAPTGLLDQLAALFGRPAIALLIDFRDLTVAPVAFDPDAAGVALLVIDSRARHTHAGGEYAARRASCERAAADLGASSLREVQDRGPSAVAAVSDPVDARRARHVLSENQRVIDCVVALEHSDFAGAGRIFTASHASMRDDFGITTGHIDLIADTAVRAGALGARMTGGGFGGCVIALVPADRTDAVGEAVRSAVAAAGFEPPVITRTRAAAGAGPG, from the coding sequence ATGACGGTCCGGTTCGCCGCGCCGGGGCGGATCAACCTGATCGGCGAGCACACCGACTACAACCTGGGCTTCGCGCTGCCCATCGCGCTGCCGCAGCGCACGGTGGTGACGTTCACACCCGACCGCGGCGAGGCGATCACCGTGGTCAGCGACCACGCGGACGGGCCGGTGCGCATCCCGCTGGACACCGCCCCCGGCGGGGTGGCCGGCTGGGCCGCCTACGTCGCCGGGGTGATGTGGGCGCTGCGCCAGGCCGGCCACCCGGTGCCCGGCGGCGCGATGCACGTCGCCAGCGACGTCCCGATGGGGTCGGGCCTGTCCTCGTCGGCCGCGCTGGAGTGCGCGGTCCTGGGCGCGATCGCGGCGGCCGCCGGGGTGCGCGTCGACCCCCGGGAACAGGCGCGGCTCGCCCAGCGCGCCGAGAACGACTATGTCGGCGCCCCAACGGGTTTGCTCGACCAATTGGCCGCACTATTCGGCCGGCCGGCGATTGCGTTGCTGATCGACTTTCGCGATCTCACGGTCGCGCCGGTGGCGTTCGACCCGGACGCCGCCGGTGTCGCGCTGCTGGTGATCGACTCCCGCGCCCGCCACACTCACGCCGGCGGCGAGTATGCCGCGCGCCGCGCGTCGTGCGAGCGGGCGGCCGCGGATCTCGGTGCGTCCTCGCTGCGCGAGGTTCAGGACCGCGGGCCGTCCGCCGTCGCCGCGGTGAGCGACCCGGTCGACGCCCGCAGGGCCCGCCATGTGCTGAGCGAGAACCAGAGAGTGATCGATTGTGTTGTGGCGCTGGAGCATTCGGACTTCGCCGGGGCCGGGCGGATCTTCACCGCCTCGCACGCGTCCATGCGCGACGATTTCGGGATCACGACGGGGCACATCGACCTGATCGCCGACACCGCGGTACGCGCGGGCGCGCTGGGTGCCCGCATGACCGGTGGGGGGTTCGGGGGCTGCGTGATCGCGCTGGTGCCGGCCGATCGCACCGACGCGGTCGGCGAGGCGGTGCGAAGCGCCGTGGCCGCCGCCGGTTTCGAGCCGCCGGTCATCACCCGCACCCGCGCCGCCGCCGGCGCGGGGCCCGGGTGA
- a CDS encoding Mut7-C RNAse domain-containing protein, giving the protein MNEPTGHVEVRVYAELNDFLSAETRGASVRRPFRPHQTVKDVLEAMGIPHTEVDLILVNGSPRDFAYRPDFGDRIAAYPVFEALDVAATARLRPMPLRDPRFVVDVNLGRLAWLLRLLGFDVWWSNDADDKTLADISAEGRRILLTRDRGLLKRRAVTRGLFVRSGDPEEQALDVLRRLDLGERLAPLTRCVRCNGTLTRVAKEEVIEQLEPLTRQYYDEFSRCAECGRVYWPGSHYAKLVRLVGRLRDQLG; this is encoded by the coding sequence GTGAACGAGCCGACCGGTCATGTCGAAGTTCGGGTGTACGCCGAGCTCAACGACTTCCTGTCTGCCGAGACGCGCGGGGCGTCGGTGCGCCGCCCGTTCCGGCCCCACCAGACCGTCAAGGACGTCCTGGAGGCGATGGGCATCCCGCACACCGAGGTGGACCTCATCCTGGTCAACGGGTCCCCGCGGGACTTCGCCTACCGACCGGACTTCGGCGACCGCATCGCGGCCTATCCGGTGTTCGAGGCGCTCGACGTCGCGGCGACCGCCCGGCTGCGGCCGATGCCGTTGCGCGATCCGCGGTTCGTCGTCGACGTCAACCTGGGCCGGCTGGCGTGGCTGCTGCGCCTGCTCGGGTTCGACGTGTGGTGGTCGAACGACGCCGACGACAAGACGCTGGCCGATATCAGCGCCGAGGGTCGCCGGATCCTGTTGACCCGCGATCGCGGCCTGTTGAAGCGCCGCGCCGTCACCCGCGGCCTGTTCGTTCGGTCCGGCGATCCCGAGGAGCAGGCGCTCGACGTGCTGCGGCGGCTGGACCTGGGAGAGCGGCTGGCGCCGCTCACCCGCTGTGTGCGCTGCAACGGCACGTTGACCCGGGTCGCCAAGGAGGAGGTGATCGAACAGTTGGAGCCGCTGACGCGCCAGTACTACGACGAGTTCAGCCGGTGCGCGGAATGCGGGCGGGTTTACTGGCCCGGGTCGCATTACGCGAAATTGGTCCGGCTCGTCGGAAGGCTTCGTGACCAGCTCGGATGA
- a CDS encoding PAS and ANTAR domain-containing protein, whose product MAWELDGQTAAVEQALAGGTPQGAGWFRFYFEDQRWEWSDQVHRMHGYEPGTVTPTTELVLSHKHPADRARVAEGIDDMIKRRRPFSTRHRIVDTRGNTHEVVVVGDQFCDSSGDVIGTHGFYVDVTSGSSREREEEISAQVAEIAERRGSIDRTKGMLMLVYGVDETAAFNLLKSLSQVHNMKLGLLAEQIAKDFAELGKEAIVSRARFDQRLLTAHLRASGPDG is encoded by the coding sequence GTGGCGTGGGAACTAGACGGCCAAACGGCAGCGGTCGAGCAGGCCCTCGCCGGCGGTACCCCGCAGGGGGCCGGTTGGTTCCGCTTCTACTTCGAAGACCAACGCTGGGAATGGTCCGACCAGGTGCACCGCATGCACGGCTACGAACCGGGAACGGTGACGCCGACGACCGAGCTGGTCCTGTCCCACAAGCACCCCGCCGACCGCGCCAGGGTGGCCGAGGGCATCGACGACATGATCAAGCGTCGCCGGCCGTTCAGCACCAGGCACCGCATCGTCGACACCCGCGGCAACACCCATGAAGTGGTCGTGGTGGGCGACCAGTTCTGCGACAGCAGCGGCGACGTCATCGGCACCCACGGCTTCTATGTCGACGTCACGTCGGGATCCAGCCGCGAGCGCGAGGAGGAGATCAGCGCGCAGGTGGCCGAGATCGCCGAGCGCCGGGGGTCCATCGACCGAACCAAAGGGATGTTGATGTTGGTCTACGGCGTGGACGAGACGGCGGCGTTCAACCTGCTCAAGTCGCTGTCCCAGGTGCACAACATGAAGCTGGGGCTGCTCGCCGAACAAATCGCGAAAGACTTCGCCGAACTGGGCAAGGAGGCCATCGTGTCGCGGGCGCGGTTCGACCAGCGCCTGCTCACCGCCCACCTGCGGGCATCCGGCCCCGACGGGTAG
- a CDS encoding LpqN/LpqT family lipoprotein, producing the protein MKHLTAATISVALTLALVGCGQDHKSGNQSSTSTSTSTSTSTTSSATSAAPAAKAKYTIADYVKDNHITETPVHHGDPGPNVDLPVPAGWQLNQNAGTSYGGIVSTQPSNPADAPTISALFSKLSGDVDPAKIIQYAPGEVQNLPGYEGGDGKASTLGGFQAWQLGGTYLKDGTTRVIAQKTVVIPSQGAVYVLQLNAEGPQADQGPLMDATNIIDDQTTITP; encoded by the coding sequence ATGAAACATTTGACCGCAGCAACCATTTCCGTGGCGCTGACTTTGGCGCTCGTCGGTTGCGGCCAGGACCACAAATCCGGCAATCAATCGTCGACCTCCACCTCCACGTCCACGTCCACGTCCACGACGTCGTCGGCGACCAGCGCGGCACCGGCCGCGAAAGCGAAATACACCATCGCCGACTACGTCAAGGACAACCACATCACCGAGACACCCGTTCATCACGGCGATCCCGGCCCCAACGTCGACCTACCGGTCCCCGCAGGCTGGCAGCTCAACCAGAACGCCGGCACGTCGTACGGCGGCATCGTGTCGACCCAGCCCAGCAACCCCGCCGACGCGCCCACGATTTCGGCGCTGTTCTCCAAGCTCAGCGGCGACGTCGACCCGGCGAAGATCATCCAGTACGCCCCCGGCGAGGTGCAGAACCTGCCCGGATACGAGGGCGGTGACGGCAAAGCGTCCACGCTCGGCGGCTTCCAGGCGTGGCAGCTCGGTGGCACGTACCTGAAGGACGGCACCACCCGCGTCATCGCGCAGAAAACGGTGGTGATCCCCAGCCAGGGCGCGGTCTACGTGCTCCAGCTCAACGCCGAGGGCCCGCAGGCCGACCAGGGCCCGCTGATGGACGCCACCAACATCATCGACGACCAGACCACCATCACGCCCTGA
- a CDS encoding GH92 family glycosyl hydrolase, whose amino-acid sequence MRLRRALVALLAASVVFMAFVAAAPPIAYDGEPGFVANPVDHVATLIGTGTGGQTVGEINNFPGAAVPFGMVQYSPDTVGNYAGYNYDNPRSTGFSMTHASVGCAAFGDISMLPTTNGIGSQPWKSWERIAHDGTERGVPGYYAVRFPGTGVKAELTATTRTGVGRFSYPRNGSPALLHVRSGASLAGNSRAAIQIGEDHTTITGWATSGGFCGKNNTYTVYFAMKFSQPFISYGAWDGNAVYPGARSANSPYSGGYVEFPAGAVLEVRTAISYVGIDGARANLAAEGSASFDDVSRTASRMWNAALSRISVAGRNANDLETFYTSLYRSLLHPNTFNDADGRYTGFDGAVHTVAAGHTQYANFSDWDTYRCLAALQALLFPDRASDMAQSLVNDAEQSGALPRWALANAATAEMSGDNVVPLIVNFHAFRAGDFDARTALRYMVNAATKGGVGLGGYVERPGIDTYQQFGYAPFSFEFRTDGWIAAASITLEWSVDDFAISRFADSLGDTATATEFQRRSQYWQNLFNPSTRYISPRSWTSFFRGGPAFVVSPSDFGQVGFDEGNATQYVWWVPHNVAGLVTALGGRQAVAARLDGFTNKLNVGPNEPYLWAGNEPGFGVPWLYNYIGQPWKTQRTVDRVRGLFGPTADGEPGNDDLGAMASWYVWAALGLYPSTPGTSILTVGAPLFDRAVITLPGGNAIRISAPGASGPHHLKYISGLRVDGRATDHTWLPESFVRTGGELSFSLAAYPDRDWGTSESSAPPSFGAGSSAVTVNVPSPIVTIASGSTGTVRLDAQRMIGDAGGYTVTGTASDGGISVANKKGEFSPDGSANIDVPITVARSVVPEYYLAELTSTVGQSSRTSTILVVVQPASG is encoded by the coding sequence ATGCGGTTACGCAGGGCCCTCGTCGCGCTCCTTGCGGCGTCGGTCGTCTTCATGGCGTTCGTCGCCGCGGCGCCGCCCATCGCTTACGACGGTGAGCCCGGATTCGTGGCCAACCCGGTCGATCACGTCGCGACGCTGATCGGCACCGGGACGGGCGGCCAGACGGTGGGGGAGATCAACAACTTCCCCGGCGCTGCCGTGCCGTTCGGCATGGTGCAGTACTCGCCGGACACCGTCGGTAACTACGCCGGCTACAACTACGACAACCCGCGCTCCACCGGGTTCAGCATGACCCACGCCTCGGTGGGTTGCGCCGCGTTCGGCGACATCTCAATGTTGCCGACCACCAACGGAATTGGCTCGCAGCCGTGGAAATCCTGGGAACGGATCGCCCATGACGGCACCGAGCGGGGCGTGCCGGGCTACTACGCGGTGCGGTTCCCGGGCACCGGGGTCAAGGCCGAACTCACCGCCACCACGCGCACCGGCGTCGGCCGATTCAGCTACCCGCGCAACGGCAGCCCCGCCCTGCTGCACGTGCGCTCCGGGGCGTCGCTGGCGGGCAACTCCCGCGCGGCCATCCAGATCGGCGAGGACCACACCACGATCACCGGCTGGGCCACCAGCGGCGGATTCTGCGGCAAGAACAACACGTACACGGTCTATTTCGCGATGAAGTTCAGCCAGCCCTTCATTTCCTACGGAGCGTGGGACGGCAATGCGGTGTATCCCGGTGCCCGCAGCGCAAATTCGCCGTACAGCGGCGGGTACGTGGAATTTCCGGCGGGAGCGGTGCTCGAGGTGCGGACCGCGATCTCCTACGTCGGTATCGACGGGGCGCGGGCGAACCTGGCCGCCGAGGGCTCGGCGAGCTTCGACGACGTGAGCCGCACCGCGTCCAGGATGTGGAACGCCGCGCTGTCGCGCATCTCGGTCGCCGGCCGCAACGCCAACGACCTGGAAACCTTCTACACCTCCCTGTATCGGTCGCTCCTGCACCCCAACACCTTCAACGACGCGGACGGGCGTTACACGGGGTTCGACGGTGCCGTGCACACCGTGGCCGCGGGGCACACCCAGTACGCCAACTTCTCCGACTGGGACACCTACCGGTGCCTGGCGGCTTTGCAGGCGCTCCTCTTTCCGGACCGGGCCAGCGACATGGCCCAATCGCTGGTGAACGATGCCGAGCAGAGTGGAGCGCTGCCACGCTGGGCGCTGGCCAACGCCGCGACCGCGGAGATGAGCGGGGACAACGTGGTGCCGCTCATCGTGAACTTCCACGCCTTCAGGGCCGGGGACTTCGACGCCCGAACGGCGCTGCGCTACATGGTGAACGCGGCGACGAAAGGCGGTGTCGGGCTGGGCGGTTACGTCGAGCGACCCGGGATCGACACGTACCAGCAATTCGGCTACGCGCCGTTCTCCTTCGAGTTCCGCACCGACGGCTGGATCGCCGCCGCGTCGATCACGCTCGAGTGGTCGGTCGACGACTTCGCCATTTCGCGGTTCGCCGATTCGCTCGGTGACACGGCGACCGCCACGGAATTCCAGCGCCGGTCGCAGTACTGGCAGAACCTGTTCAACCCGAGCACCCGGTACATCTCGCCCCGAAGCTGGACCAGCTTTTTCCGCGGCGGCCCCGCGTTCGTGGTGTCCCCCTCCGATTTCGGCCAGGTCGGATTCGACGAGGGCAACGCCACGCAATACGTCTGGTGGGTGCCGCACAACGTGGCCGGCCTGGTGACCGCGCTCGGCGGCCGGCAGGCGGTGGCCGCGCGGCTCGACGGCTTCACCAACAAGCTCAACGTCGGTCCCAACGAGCCCTACCTGTGGGCCGGCAACGAACCCGGATTCGGGGTGCCGTGGCTGTACAACTACATCGGTCAGCCGTGGAAGACGCAGCGCACGGTCGACCGGGTGCGCGGCTTGTTCGGCCCGACGGCCGACGGGGAGCCGGGCAACGACGATCTGGGCGCGATGGCCAGCTGGTACGTCTGGGCGGCCCTGGGCCTCTATCCGAGCACGCCGGGAACGTCGATCCTCACCGTGGGTGCACCGCTCTTCGACCGTGCCGTGATCACGCTTCCCGGCGGCAATGCCATCCGCATTTCCGCACCGGGCGCGTCCGGACCGCACCACCTCAAATACATCAGCGGCCTGCGCGTCGACGGCCGGGCCACCGACCACACGTGGTTGCCGGAGTCGTTCGTCCGCACCGGCGGGGAGCTGTCGTTCTCGCTCGCCGCCTACCCGGACCGGGATTGGGGCACAAGCGAATCGTCGGCGCCGCCGTCGTTCGGTGCGGGCAGTTCGGCCGTAACGGTCAACGTCCCCAGCCCGATCGTCACGATCGCTTCGGGTAGCACGGGCACGGTCCGGCTCGACGCCCAACGCATGATCGGCGATGCCGGCGGCTACACCGTCACCGGCACCGCCTCCGACGGCGGTATCAGCGTGGCCAACAAAAAAGGCGAGTTCTCCCCGGACGGGTCGGCGAACATCGACGTCCCCATCACGGTGGCGCGATCGGTGGTCCCGGAGTACTACTTGGCCGAGCTGACCTCTACCGTCGGCCAAAGCTCCCGCACCTCAACGATTCTCGTGGTGGTCCAACCCGCATCCGGGTGA
- a CDS encoding lysylphosphatidylglycerol synthase transmembrane domain-containing protein, which produces MRVDGREISVSGSLLQPLTRRTNDILRLAASAAFLAVVITSSLITRPQWEALEKSISQIVGVLSPRQSDLVYLAYGVAILALPFMILIGLVVGRQWKLLGAYAAAALLAALPLSVGGNGFSAPRWHFDLSERLQTVLGQFLDDPRWIGMLAAVLTVSGPWLPARWRHWWWALLLAFVPIHLVVSAIVPARALLGLAVGWLVGSLVVLVVGTPALEVPLEAAVRAMARRGFVVSRLTVVRPAGRGPLVLSAGCEQPDGAAVVELYGPHQRSGGTLRQLWIKLRLRDTETGPLVTSMRRAVEHRALMTIAVGEARLANTSTLAVATLDRGWILYSHKPPRGLPLPRCAESTPVDRVWRSLRTLNDQQIAHGDLRGNEITVDDGAVLFGGFHSAEYGATEAQLQSDIAQLLVTTSALYDPKSAVAAAIDAFDRDTILSASRRLTKVAVPRPIRKSIPDAGTVISAARAEVKRQTGADQIKTQTITRFTRGQLVQLVLFGALVYVAYPFISTAPTFFFQLRTANWWFALVGLTVSALTYLGAAAALWACTDGTVDYWRLSFVQVANTFAATTTPAGVGGLALSTRYLQKSGLSAMRATAAVALQQAVQVIVHLVLLIFFSVVAGASMHLSHFVPSATMLYLIGGVALGIVGTLLFVPKSRRWLATEVRPKLNEVTNDLVKLAREPRRLALILLGCAGTTLGAALALWASVEAFGGGTTFVTVTVVTMVGGTLASAAPTPGGVGAVEAALIGGLAAFGVPAAVGVPAVLLYRVLTCWLPVFVGWPVMRWLTKNEMI; this is translated from the coding sequence ATGCGAGTCGACGGGCGCGAGATCAGCGTTTCCGGCAGCTTGCTGCAGCCGCTGACCCGGCGCACCAACGACATCCTGCGGCTGGCCGCCAGCGCGGCGTTCCTGGCGGTGGTGATCACCAGTTCGCTGATCACCAGGCCGCAGTGGGAGGCACTGGAGAAGTCGATCTCGCAGATCGTCGGGGTGCTCTCCCCCCGGCAGTCCGACCTGGTGTACCTCGCATACGGCGTGGCCATCCTCGCCCTGCCGTTCATGATCTTGATCGGCCTGGTCGTCGGCCGGCAGTGGAAACTGCTGGGGGCGTACGCGGCCGCCGCGCTGCTGGCGGCGCTGCCGCTGTCGGTGGGCGGCAACGGGTTCTCGGCGCCCCGCTGGCACTTCGACCTCTCCGAACGCCTGCAGACCGTGCTGGGCCAGTTCCTCGACGACCCGCGCTGGATCGGCATGTTGGCGGCGGTGCTGACCGTCTCCGGTCCCTGGCTGCCCGCGCGGTGGCGGCACTGGTGGTGGGCGCTGCTGCTGGCCTTCGTGCCGATCCATCTGGTGGTCAGCGCCATCGTGCCGGCCCGGGCCCTGTTGGGCCTGGCGGTCGGCTGGCTCGTCGGCTCGCTGGTGGTCCTGGTGGTCGGCACCCCCGCGCTCGAGGTGCCGCTGGAGGCGGCCGTGCGCGCGATGGCCAGGCGCGGCTTCGTCGTCTCGCGGCTCACCGTGGTCCGGCCGGCGGGCCGCGGCCCGCTCGTCCTTTCGGCCGGGTGCGAGCAGCCCGACGGCGCGGCGGTGGTCGAGCTGTACGGCCCGCACCAACGCAGCGGCGGCACGCTGCGCCAACTCTGGATCAAGCTGCGGCTGCGCGATACCGAGACCGGACCCCTGGTGACGTCCATGCGCCGCGCCGTCGAGCATCGCGCGCTGATGACGATCGCCGTCGGGGAGGCGCGTCTGGCCAACACCTCGACGCTCGCGGTCGCCACCCTCGATCGCGGCTGGATTCTCTACTCGCACAAGCCTCCCCGTGGCCTGCCGCTGCCCCGCTGCGCGGAGTCGACGCCGGTGGACCGGGTGTGGCGATCGCTGCGGACGCTCAACGACCAGCAGATCGCGCACGGCGACCTGCGCGGCAACGAAATCACCGTCGACGACGGCGCCGTGCTCTTCGGCGGCTTCCACAGCGCCGAATACGGCGCCACCGAAGCCCAACTCCAGTCCGACATCGCCCAGCTGCTGGTGACCACCTCGGCGCTGTACGACCCCAAATCGGCGGTGGCCGCCGCCATCGACGCCTTCGACAGGGACACCATCCTGAGCGCATCGCGCCGGCTGACGAAAGTTGCCGTGCCACGGCCCATTCGGAAGTCGATCCCGGACGCGGGCACGGTCATCTCGGCCGCCCGCGCGGAGGTGAAGCGGCAGACCGGGGCCGATCAGATCAAGACCCAGACGATCACCCGGTTCACCCGTGGCCAGCTCGTCCAGCTGGTGCTGTTCGGTGCGCTGGTCTATGTCGCGTATCCGTTCATCAGCACCGCGCCCACGTTCTTCTTCCAGTTGCGGACGGCGAACTGGTGGTTCGCGCTCGTCGGCCTGACGGTGTCGGCGCTGACGTACCTGGGGGCCGCCGCGGCGTTGTGGGCCTGCACCGACGGGACGGTGGACTATTGGCGGCTGTCATTCGTCCAGGTGGCCAACACCTTTGCGGCGACCACCACGCCCGCCGGCGTCGGCGGGCTGGCGCTGTCCACCCGGTATCTGCAGAAAAGTGGCCTGTCGGCAATGCGTGCCACCGCGGCGGTCGCGCTGCAGCAGGCCGTGCAGGTGATCGTGCACCTGGTGCTGCTGATCTTTTTCAGCGTGGTCGCGGGCGCCTCGATGCACCTGTCGCACTTCGTGCCGAGCGCCACGATGCTGTACCTGATCGGGGGCGTGGCGCTGGGCATCGTCGGCACCTTGTTGTTCGTGCCCAAGTCGCGGCGGTGGCTGGCCACCGAGGTGCGCCCGAAGCTCAACGAGGTGACCAACGACCTGGTCAAGCTGGCGCGCGAGCCCCGGCGACTGGCGCTGATCCTATTGGGTTGCGCCGGAACGACCCTCGGAGCCGCCCTGGCCCTGTGGGCCAGCGTCGAAGCCTTCGGTGGCGGCACGACGTTCGTCACCGTCACCGTCGTCACCATGGTCGGCGGAACGCTGGCCTCGGCCGCCCCGACGCCCGGGGGCGTCGGGGCCGTCGAAGCGGCGCTGATCGGTGGGCTGGCCGCCTTCGGCGTGCCCGCGGCCGTCGGCGTGCCCGCGGTGCTGCTGTATCGGGTGCTCACCTGCTGGCTGCCCGTGTTCGTCGGCTGGCCGGTGATGCGGTGGCTGACCAAGAACGAGATGATCTGA
- a CDS encoding class I SAM-dependent methyltransferase — translation MARTDNDSWEITESVGATALGVASARAAETRSENPLIRDPFAQVFLDAAGDGVWNWHSAPQLPDELVEAEPELPLQMRAMVGYMASRTAFFDEFFLAATRAGIRQAVILAAGLDARAWRLPWPDGTTVYELDQPRVLDFKLSTLAEHGAQPACHRIAVPVDLRHDWPMALRQNGFDPSAPSAWSAEGLMPYLPATAQELLFDRVHQLAAPGSRVAVEALGPKFCDPEFRAKRRARMDRVRALMARVAPDREVPRTDELWYFEEREDVGDWFRRHGWSVTVTPSDELMAGYGRAAPEEVADAVPGNLFVAAQRTES, via the coding sequence GTGGCGAGAACCGACAACGACAGCTGGGAGATCACCGAGAGCGTGGGGGCGACGGCGCTGGGTGTGGCGTCGGCTCGGGCCGCGGAGACGCGCAGCGAGAACCCGTTGATCCGGGATCCGTTCGCCCAGGTCTTCCTCGACGCCGCCGGCGACGGGGTGTGGAACTGGCACTCCGCGCCGCAGCTGCCGGACGAACTCGTCGAGGCCGAGCCGGAGTTGCCGCTGCAGATGCGGGCGATGGTCGGCTACATGGCCTCGCGGACAGCGTTTTTCGACGAGTTCTTTCTCGCCGCGACGCGGGCGGGGATCCGGCAGGCGGTGATCCTGGCGGCGGGTCTGGACGCGCGGGCGTGGCGGTTGCCGTGGCCCGACGGCACGACGGTCTACGAGTTGGACCAGCCCCGGGTGCTGGACTTCAAATTGTCGACGCTGGCCGAGCACGGGGCGCAGCCCGCGTGTCACCGGATCGCCGTCCCCGTTGATTTGCGCCACGATTGGCCGATGGCGTTGCGGCAGAACGGTTTTGACCCGTCGGCGCCCAGCGCGTGGTCGGCCGAAGGGCTGATGCCGTATCTGCCGGCCACTGCCCAGGAGTTGCTCTTCGATCGCGTGCACCAGCTCGCCGCGCCGGGCAGCAGGGTCGCGGTGGAGGCGCTGGGACCGAAGTTCTGCGACCCCGAGTTCCGCGCGAAGCGCCGTGCGCGGATGGACCGGGTCCGCGCGCTGATGGCGCGGGTGGCCCCGGACCGGGAGGTGCCGAGGACCGACGAGCTGTGGTACTTCGAGGAGCGCGAGGACGTCGGCGACTGGTTCCGCCGCCACGGCTGGAGCGTGACGGTCACCCCGTCCGACGAGCTGATGGCCGGCTACGGCCGGGCGGCGCCCGAAGAGGTCGCCGACGCCGTGCCGGGAAATCTGTTCGTGGCCGCGCAGCGGACTGAGAGTTAG
- a CDS encoding TVP38/TMEM64 family protein, which yields MDISDDPEPTSQPASRRGHILRLAVFAAFLLAVFYLVAVARVIDVEDVRRTVSATGSAAPITYVVLSAALGAVFVPGSILAAGSGLLFGPLLGLVVTLGATVGTAMVAGLVGRRAGRNSARALLGPARADRIDALIERRGLWAVVGQRFVPGISDALASYGFGAFGVPLWQMAVGSFIGSVPRAFAYTALGASIANRSAWLAYSAIAVWCLTAIVGAVAARRGYRRWRAGRSEVSEPEGG from the coding sequence ATGGATATCAGCGACGACCCCGAGCCGACATCGCAACCCGCCTCCCGGCGCGGCCACATCCTGCGGCTCGCGGTGTTCGCCGCGTTCTTGCTCGCGGTGTTCTACCTGGTGGCCGTCGCGCGTGTCATCGACGTCGAGGATGTGCGGCGCACGGTCTCGGCGACCGGTTCCGCGGCGCCGATCACCTACGTCGTCTTGTCGGCGGCGCTGGGCGCGGTGTTCGTGCCGGGCTCGATACTGGCCGCGGGCAGCGGGTTGTTGTTCGGCCCGCTGCTGGGTTTGGTCGTGACGCTCGGCGCGACGGTGGGCACCGCGATGGTGGCCGGCCTCGTCGGCCGTCGGGCCGGCCGGAACAGCGCCCGGGCGCTGCTGGGACCGGCGCGCGCGGACCGCATCGACGCGTTGATCGAACGCCGCGGACTGTGGGCGGTGGTCGGCCAGCGCTTCGTCCCCGGCATATCGGACGCGCTGGCCTCCTACGGGTTCGGCGCATTCGGAGTTCCGTTGTGGCAGATGGCCGTCGGCTCGTTCATCGGATCGGTGCCGCGGGCGTTCGCGTACACCGCGCTGGGCGCCTCGATCGCGAATCGGTCGGCGTGGTTGGCCTATTCGGCCATCGCGGTGTGGTGCCTGACCGCCATCGTCGGCGCGGTCGCCGCGCGGCGCGGGTACCGCAGGTGGCGCGCCGGCCGCAGCGAGGTTTCGGAACCGGAGGGCGGCTAA